The segment caaaataaGTAAAAGTTGATATTCTCACTTATTTTAGAATTCTGTTGGTGGATCCTCTGGATTATCTGGTCATCATTCCAATTCAAAAATGGcgtaaggatgtttacatgttaACCTCAGATTGTACATCCATATTGGGTTTCAGGATTATTAATTATATACTTTGTcataaatgttaaaaatattgtTATCAGGGTGAAAGATGGCGTTCATGGAGTACTCCTACATCACTCGTAAATTCTTGTCTCCTTTATTTATTACTTCATTAATAATTAATCATGTGTCGTTCCATTTGTGCcatatgcaagaaatagcaaaatactttcatttattttaattacAGGAGTGCAGATGGGCAACCCCCTGTAACATTTGCTATTGCAGCACAAGAAACAAACCATGTTCGCGTTTCAGAGTGTCCATCCTTTATAATATCTGGAAACTCCAAGGGTCTCACAGCAAAAGACATGTGGAATGAAATTAAAAAGGTTGGTTATATACAAGAAATAGCAATTTAATTTCATTTAATTGTTTTTTACAACATCCTACTTTCGTTTACTGTACTTTCAGTTTTATTCTTATGAAGGCATCTGCCAAATTATAGCACTGTACTTACGATTTTTGTCTAATTaagacattgtactttgaaaaatctgaCCAATTATACGAATGAAATTGCTATAGTGGGATAGTTTTTTCAAAGTGCAATGTTGTAGTAGGTGATAATGAAAATAAGATGCTATAATAAAAAGATAAATGGAAGTAGATTGCCATTTCTTACATTTAGCCTTAATTTTTATGATTCAGAATGGTTCTTTTGATCACCTTGATTCCTCTCAACTACCAATGGTTTCAGAAGCAAAGTCATGTATAGGTGCGGCTATTGCAGCTTCTGTGACCATACCATCTCAGGCTGTGCGGACTGTTACCTTCTCATTGGCGTGGGACTGCCCGGAAGTTGTCTTTCCAACCAGGACTTACCATAGGTGACTCACCAAACATTTTCTTTTCTCAAACTTTATTATATATCAAAAGGGCTAaattcaagaaatagcaacatactttcatatattggtttattatatttatagtatcctactttcatttcgTCCTATTACATGATCCTACTTTGAAAATCAACCAAATTATCACAATCTCAACCAAATACAATGCAGTTTTCACAGCTATACTTTTGTAGACTTTTTAAAGTGcaatgtcctaataagaataaTTCTGGAAGTGGAATCCTATAGGTAGGTAGATAGTTCAATATACAATGCCTTAATAAAAAGAATTGAAAATATGTTGTAGTACAAAAAAATCAAAGTAGGATGCTAATGCTTTGATAAACAaacaaatgaaagtacattgctatatctTGCATTTTAGCGTTATATGAAAGCTTCTTACAAGGGATGTTTTGTGACAGGCGTTACACCAAATTTTATGGTAGTCATGGGGACGCAGCTGAAAAAATCGCACATGATGCTATTCTTGGTGATGCCTTCTTATCTATTTTAGTATTTTAAAGTACATTGTTGTTCCAAGAAAgttgtttttatatattattaacaATTTCAATTATTGATTTTTTATGAAATTTAGAACATGGTAATTGGGAGGCCCAGATAGAAGCATGGCAACAGCCTATCCTTGAAGACAAGAGGCTTCCTGAATGGTAATCCAAAACCTCTAATttaattttctttcttttcacTGCCCTTACTAATCTCTAATCCTATTGCCTTTCTTCAGGTACCCAATCACTCTTTTCAATGAATTATATTATCTCAACTCAGGGGGCACAATCTGGACAGGTAaccctgattttttttttttttattatttttttatcaaatgaaACCAGCTCAAGTTTATGTTCATAatctatgtttttttttccagATGGACTACCTCCTGTACACAATTTATCAACCATTAATGGAAGACAGTTCTCAGTTGATAGATCTAACATGGACTCTCAAAGTAACGGTGATACTAATACAACTCATCATCAACACGACACTGCTGTTAACGTTCTTGAAAGAATGACGTCAGTACTCGAAGAAATCCACAACCCCACATCAAAAATCTCAGCATTCGGTACAAATCTTCTAcaaaaaggagaagaaaacatCGGGCAATTTCTGTATTACGAAGGAATAGAATACCACATGTGTAACACATACGACGTCCATTTCTACGCATCATTCGCCCTAATCATGCTTTTCCCCAAACTCGAACTCAGCCTCCAACGCGACTTCGCATCCGCCGTCATGATGCATGATCCCCGTAAAATGGATATTTTATCCGACGGGGCATCGGTCCCAAAAAAAGCCCTAGGTGCTGTCCCACATGATATCGGAATGATCGATCCTTGGTTTGATGTTAACTTCTATAACCTCTACAATACAGACCAATGgaaagatctaaaccctaaatttgtCCTCCAAGCCTACAGAGACGTGGTGGCTACCGGAGATAAGAATTTTGCGAAAGCTGTTTGGCCTTCGGTTTATATTGCAATGGCGTACATGGAGCAATTTGATAAGGATGGAGATGGGATGGTTGAAAACGAAGGGTTTCCTGATCAGACGTATGACACGTGGTCGGTATCGGGTGTTAGTGCGTATTCCGGTGGGCTGTGGGTGGCGGCGTTGCAGGCGGCGTCTGCTATGGCAGGTGTAGTTGGTGATACGGGTTGTGAGGAGTATTTTTGGGCCAAGTTTATGAAAGCGAGGAGTGTGTATGATAAGTTGTGGAATGGTTCTTATTTTAACTATGATGATAGTAAAGGGAGGGCAAGTTCGTCCATTCAAGCTGATCAATTGGCGGGTCAATGGTATGCTAGAGCATGTGGGCTTTCTCCGATTGTTGATGAAGAAAAGGCGAAAAGTGCATTAGGGAAGGTTTACAATTTCAATGTATTGAAAGTGAAGAATGGGAAACGTGGTGCTATTAATGGGATGCTACCCACTGGTGAACCTGATATGTCGTGTATGCAATCAAGGGAAATTTGGACAGGAGTTACTTATGGAGTTGCTGCAGGTATGATTCATGAAGACATGATCGACACTGCTTTCCACACTGCAAGTGGAGTATATGAGACCGCTTGGTCTGAAGAGGGATGCGGGTAAGTATActtaatagcaacctactttcttTCATTTGTTTTTTATAGTATCGTACTTTTGTTTCTTTCCATAAAATCAATGTTatccaaatacaaagcaatttCCATCACTATAGTTGGGTAATCTTTCAAGAAAGCACAATGCTATAATTAGGTAGATTTATCAATGTACAATGCGTTGATAAGCAACAAATTTTAATCTGCACCTCGTGACTGCTTTTTTTGCAGCTATTCTTTTCAAACCCCTGAAGCTTGGAATACTGATGGGCACTACAGATCTATAACATACATGCGGCCTTTAGCAATATGGGCTATGCAATGGGCCCTGACACAACCCaaaaggcccaataaggaaatgaAGCACGATTTAAAGCCTGAATCTCTCCTGAGGCAACATGCCGGGTATACAAAAGTGGCTCGTTTACTAAAGCTGCCAAAGGAGCAAGACACAAGAAGCATCTTGCAAATAATTTTCGACTACACTTGCAAAAAGATGAGCTCTTAACATTTTCAGTCAAAGTGCTTTGTATTGATAACTGTGTCTTCAGAAAACCTCAATTTATTACATACTTGAAACTATGTGCATAAATCCACCACATGTTTATATGAAAGTACAGTTACCATTTGTTGATGTATATGGTTTGTTTGATGGATATGTCATGGAATCTCTTATGAAAGTACGTTATTGAGTTTAGATCAAGTAACAAAGTAAACGAAGAAACTCAAGAATGATAATTTTTCGTTTTGATAGAAGGGGAATATCTTTTGTATTTTGAAAGTTAAAAACTCAAAACACAAATTTTTTGTTAAATtaatccttttttttttaatttgtaagttttttTTCTATAGATAGATAAAGGGTGATTGCATTGCCACCCCCTCTTAGCTAAGGGCATGGGTATGGGGTAGTGGCGGATCAACGAAATCTAAATGGGTCcattattgataaaaaaaatacatacaagtataaaattgtgaaatttaaaaaaaaatgggtatttcattatatatatatatatatatatatatatatatatatatatatatatatatatatatatatatatatatatatatatatatatatatataaagttaggttcaaatgttttcactatctattgtgtgcatgtatgattgattctggaccaatcattttagttattttaaaaaaataattaatgcatattaaatgctgaagatgtaactaatatccattatatcttcaacatgtaatatgcattaattactttcttaaaataactaaaatgattggtccagaatcaatattacatacacacaaaagataatgaaaacaaaataatctaaccctatatatatatatatatatatatatatatatatatatatatatatatatatatgatgtaaaAGTGGGTGTCAAAGAGAGGCTTTTTACTAAAAAATCAATTCTTTTAAAGGCTTTATAGTACAAAAAATGGTGGGACCTACCTCTAAGTGGGGCCATGCACCCCACTTAAAGTGGTTGCCTCCGCCACTCTTTGCAACCAACTAAGAGCATATTCTGGTAAGGAGTTGGTTGTCTTCGACTTTTTTTCTTGGTGAAGTTCTGCACACCAACGGCTAGAATAGGCTTAAAAAGAGAGAAattttgttatttgttgattCAAGAGGTGCCCATCTTTTGTGAAGTGGAGCCAATTACTTATTTAATATCAATAGAtgcaaaaaaattatatatatttaataggtGTAGTCACTCCAAGTGGTGTCATACACTCCCTACCCAAAGGGTAGCTCCACCACTGGTATATGGGGCATCTTCAATTGACATATCCAAGAGTGTCGCGCAAGACTTAACCACGTTAAGGGCTTCTTCCTCTGCCTTTAGTGTGACGATCCCTAACCTTGTTTCCGGATACAAGAGCTTAGGACGGGGGCGTGAGGGGCGATACCAACGGTAACATTTGTCGGTACCAAAGACCaagacccccccccccctaattttAGGTATGTGTGCCAAGCCAATATGATTGTACCCATAACAAtaacttttatttgttttaaattatcattaaaaaaaaactttgtaagTACTAATCTAAGCGTctcattttttagaaaaaaaaatatgtctCCTAATTTTCAACCAAATAAAACCTTTTACAAGTGCAAAATGGATTCATCAGATAATGCATATGTGCATATCACTCGCATCTTAGGGATGTTAACGAGACCAAATGAGGGCAAAAATAGCATCCTCCACCCCATAATTCTTCTATTTCCCCAACCCAGAATCCGACCTTGACCTTGGAATCCCTCGTTTACCGCCCCGAATTTCAAGACCACCTCGATCATGCCCATGTTTCCCTgtttccctccccccccccccccccccccccccccccaaaaaaaaaaaaaaatccccgTTAACCCCGTTTGGCCCAGAATCCTTTGTTTAACCTTATTTACCTTATTTTTTCACCCCGCTTATTTCGTTAACCTTACATGAGTTATTAATATACAAAGCCTCATGACAACTGATGACTGGGCCGCAGCCCCAAGCAACGAAGTAAATctgaaaccgagtgttacaaAGAGCTTTAGTAGTTAAGAAAAGTTAGGGTTTTATTGTTAGGCTTGATTTAGACGTGTAGAACcaaaaagttggaaactttatggtttggaGTGTCATTTAGGACTAGAACTGAGAGTTTGGCGAAGTGGATTAAAGGATTAAGTCCTTAAAAAGGGAGCTTGGTAAgacgttgtcacacccccaaaccaggacggcggaaacgtccgggggaggatgacttcatgtatagtatcataacaattgaatatgaatgaaacatagcaaccaaacatcatacattacaatataccaacattcattgttttacaaattgtacttgtTTATCAATTACACAAAAATAACATAAAGTATGGTTGCTCAAAAGGTAGTAAAATAATCCAAATCCAAGGCTCGAGTACCTGCTCActgagtccctgagaatacaaattgttttgaaaagcgtcaacatagaatgttggtgagttcataagcatgtttgtaggAAAAACTTTGTAATATCGCCTCTTATAATAAGTTGTaaaactccagaaaatccaatatttactATAAAAGTAGTTTGTGAGTTTCGTTCCAAAACCGTGTATAATTGCATGCATGTCCTTTATTATCCTTTGTTTGTATTTGAAAAGAGTGTAtccccaaaaaatcctatattttctgtatataaaagtgttgtggtcttaaaaccctaagacccgaGTGGTGAAATTAGTTTACAAAGTATACGGAacatagtttggtgttttgtaaAAACTAGTAGAGTGTAAGTTCTTCGTAAATTCAAATAATGTTGTTATTCTCTATGTGTCTTTCCCTTGTAGAGTAATAATGAATATATCCATAAAATCCAACATTTTCTTAATAGAgaattgtagtcttaaaccctaagaccatgaTGAAAATGAATAGTGTACACACATTAGTATATAGtttcatttcttttaataaaactaaCGAAGTAAAGCTTCTTGTAAACCAAAATAGTGctgttaatccctatgtgagtcgctataaccatactaatgacgaGAGCGCCTGGCTTGACATTTTTAAGATACTTGTCACCCTAGAccggcctagtctagctgtaacgaacagctcaggtgtgagGGTGTCAAttcggtatagatctatacacaattacctcactctccctccaagagactctggttataactaacaGGGTTTACCGCGTACGCTAGGTAGGCATGACTAAGTCACAAGAGCCTTAATAGGTTTACGTAAACTATGACTTCTCTTTCTTGTAAAACGACTTGAGTGTATCTAGtgttattgaaaatatttatataatcaaGTATATACGCGCATGCAAGTTATCATGTCTGGGTGTTTTCAAAAGGTTACAACCTTTAAACTTATATCTTAACACAAGTATAAGCACTTTTAGTATGTTAAAACAATTTTCTGGTTTTTGACTTTcatgtccctgtttttagaaacattatagaaaaatcatcgtaagtcgaattttggatccgtaaactctggaagtttggaaattgagtctactttgttcacagtttttctcataatttttaatggccttaaaccagtgtgaaaatgttcatattcacaggctggtccgagattattcctgaaatgatagacagttttgtaaaaatcaccaaaaattatagaaaaatcgtatgaatgcgtgagagtagtcattagaaaggtataaacctgaactacttTCATgtaaacaattttgaaaaatattacatTCAAGGTGGTTAAAACAGTTCGTAAGTGGACTATAACTTTTCTGTGGAAGGTTGGGGATTAAGTTTATGTTATACATGTTTGCACACAAGACTCATTTTTTCTACTTTTGGAGTGTATAACCCCATTTTTACAGTTTTCAAGCAATATATATGTTAACAACACTTATctcatgatttttataagatcTATGTGATAAACTTCATGTTCAAGTAAAAACCCAAAAGTTAAACACACAACACAATGATCCATGCAATTATCCAATGGTTAACCAaaaatttgacttgtatcccccccccccccccccaaagagtatgaaaacatgaaaaatagtggtgtatgaagctcaccttgggagTTTTTAGAGTTGTAGGCGAAGAAAGGAAGGATTTTTGAACCTAGCTTGTTCTTCTTGAAgggattcttgaagatttgggGTCTTCTAAGGAGTTATTACATAACAAAGAGTATAAATTAAGTGCTCTAAGTATAATCATGAAGAAAAACACCTAAGTTAAGTATGGACTTACCAAGTTTATTACTTTTGAAGAAGGATTCCTtgaaagacacacacacacactcacgaGTTTTAGGGAAAGACATGAGAGAAAATTGAGGGTTTGAGAGGAAATGAGATGGAAGAAGTGTTTGAAGTTTGGAAATGTGAAGTTTTTGTGTGTATGTTTATGGCCGAGAGGTAGAGAAGAGGGGGAAAGGGGGTAGGGGTTGACCTATGTGAGTGATGTGAGATGCATGGTTGTTTGTGGGACAAAAACTTTATTATTTGGTGTGCTATATTGAGGTGGCATCTCTTATTACACAAGCCATTTTccctttctctcttttttttacaaaTGGGCCACCcgattaggggggggggggggttctcgGCCCACATGATGGCCCAAAATGGTGAGCTTTGATTTGGATTGGTCCAAGAGAGTTTTCGGCCCACTTAAAAGGTATTCGGCCCAATTAAATCCATAAAGAGGGGTTATCGGTCTAACTGAGTCTCAAGTGTAGTTTTCGACCCAAATAGATTTTGGCCCATTATGGTCTAAGAATAAATTATTGCGGTCTAATAAGGCTCAGTAAGGGTTTTACGGCCCAAAAGACCAATTGGAAGGGCTGTCGGCCCATTAGGGCCTAATAA is part of the Lactuca sativa cultivar Salinas chromosome 7, Lsat_Salinas_v11, whole genome shotgun sequence genome and harbors:
- the LOC111911215 gene encoding uncharacterized protein LOC111911215; amino-acid sequence: MTANNHDADREASDASIIKDKVDPAKPASLTWKRKLNTKETPLSEFGLKFKEVIHLAPMGYRLWRWIREDAAKGNGNGTIVDPFKKHYYSSCNGVPLGGIGAGSIGRTYKGEFLRWQLFPKLCEDKPVLANQFSMFVSRPNGKKYSTVLCPPNQEMLKDSSVDGIGSWDWNFSGEKSTYHALYPRAWTVYDGEPDPDLKIVCRQISPIIPHNYKESSLPVAVFTYTLSNTGKTAADVTLLFTWENSVGGSSGLSGHHSNSKMAVKDGVHGVLLHHSSADGQPPVTFAIAAQETNHVRVSECPSFIISGNSKGLTAKDMWNEIKKNGSFDHLDSSQLPMVSEAKSCIGAAIAASVTIPSQAVRTVTFSLAWDCPEVVFPTRTYHRRYTKFYGSHGDAAEKIAHDAILEHGNWEAQIEAWQQPILEDKRLPEWYPITLFNELYYLNSGGTIWTDGLPPVHNLSTINGRQFSVDRSNMDSQSNGDTNTTHHQHDTAVNVLERMTSVLEEIHNPTSKISAFGTNLLQKGEENIGQFLYYEGIEYHMCNTYDVHFYASFALIMLFPKLELSLQRDFASAVMMHDPRKMDILSDGASVPKKALGAVPHDIGMIDPWFDVNFYNLYNTDQWKDLNPKFVLQAYRDVVATGDKNFAKAVWPSVYIAMAYMEQFDKDGDGMVENEGFPDQTYDTWSVSGVSAYSGGLWVAALQAASAMAGVVGDTGCEEYFWAKFMKARSVYDKLWNGSYFNYDDSKGRASSSIQADQLAGQWYARACGLSPIVDEEKAKSALGKVYNFNVLKVKNGKRGAINGMLPTGEPDMSCMQSREIWTGVTYGVAAGMIHEDMIDTAFHTASGVYETAWSEEGCGYSFQTPEAWNTDGHYRSITYMRPLAIWAMQWALTQPKRPNKEMKHDLKPESLLRQHAGYTKVARLLKLPKEQDTRSILQIIFDYTCKKMSS